A genome region from Urocitellus parryii isolate mUroPar1 chromosome X, mUroPar1.hap1, whole genome shotgun sequence includes the following:
- the Tbx22 gene encoding T-box transcription factor TBX22 isoform X2 — protein MALSSRAHAFSVEALVGRSGKRKSQDPRQEPQPELQEKEGGEEEEERRSSAAAKKSEQPEKRLKTESLTTAFSGCGGDGNGNSPQSLEEKDIIQVELQGSELWKRFHDIGTEMIITKAGRRMFPSVRVKVKGLDPGKQYYVAIDVVPVDSKRYRYVYHSSQWMVAGNTDHSCITPRFYVHPDSPCSGETWMRQIISFDRVKLTNNEMDDKGHIILQSMHKYKPRVHVMEQDSRVDLSRIQSLPAEGVKTFSFKETEFTTVTAYQNQQITKLKIDRNPFAKGFRDPGRNRGVLDGLLETYSWRPSLTLDFKNFGADTQSGSSGSSPVTSSGGAPSPLSSLLSPPCSPPTFHLPTSSLGMTCPEAYLHSINLPLCYKICPTNFWRQQPLVLPASERLASSNRSQSLAPLMMEVPMLSSLGVTNSKGGSSEDFNGQCLRAPHSANQMLYGLQASGNMFPPTPITQEVLSCSFRPSYGFYRYNFSMPSRLVNAANHLKASDNSQVSFREGKCNHAHWYPTINHCL, from the exons ATGGCTCTGAGCTCTCGGGCGCACGCCTTCTCCGTGGAAGCCTTGGTGGGGAGATCTGGCAAAAGAAAATCTCAAGACCCAAGACAGGAGCCACAGCCAGAGCTGCAGGAGAAAGAGGgcggagaggaagaggaggagagaagaagcaGCGCTGCTGCTAAGAAGAGTGAGCAGCCGG AAAAACGACTCAAGACAGAATCTTTAACAACTGCCTTCTCGGGCTGTGGAGGTGAT GGCAATGGCAACAGTCCTCAAAGTCTGGAAGAAAAGGATATTATTCAAGTGGAACTTCAAGGATCTGAGCTGTGGAAGAGATTCCATGACATCGGGACTGAGATGATCATTACCAAGGCCGGCAG GCGGATGTTCCCTTCTGTTCGGGTCAAGGTGAAAGGGCTGGACCCAGGGAAGCAGTATTATGTTGCCATAGATGTGGTACCAGTGGATTCCAAACGCTATAG ATATGTGTATCACAGCTCTCAGTGGATGGTAGCTGGGAATACTGACCATTCGTGCATCACTCCCAGATTCTATGTCCACCCGGACTCCCCCTGCTCAGGAGAGACCTGGATGCGGCAAATCATCAGCTTTGATCGGGTGAAACTCACAAATAATGAGATGGACGACAAAGGCCAT ATAATTCTGCAGTCCATGCATAAATACAAGCCCCGCGTGCATGTGATGGAGCAAGACAGCAGAGTTGACCTGTCCCGGATTCAGTCCCTGCCAGCTGAAGGGGTTAAAACGTTCTCCtttaaagaaactgaattcaCCACAGTGACAGCTTACCAAAATCAGCAG ATTACGAAACTCAAAATAGACAGAAATCCTTTTGCTAAAGGTTTTAGAGATCCAGGAAGAAACAG GGGTGTATTGGATGGACTTTTAGAGACCTATTCATGGAGACCTTCTCTTACTctggattttaaaaactttggtgCAGACACACAAA GTGGAAGCAGTGGCTCTTCTCCAGTGACCTCTAGTGGAGGGGCTCCCTCCCCTTTGAGCTCCTTACTTTCTCCACCTTGCTCTCCACCTACATTTCACTTACCTACAAGCTCCCTTGGAATGACCTGTCCAGAGGCATACCTACACAGTATCAACCTGCCCCTTTGCTATAAGATTTGCCCAACTAATTTTTGGCGACAGCAACCTCTTGTCTTACCTGCTTCTGAAAGGCTAGCAAGCAGCAACAGATCTCAATCTTTAGCCCCACTCATGATGGAAGTGCCCATGTTATCTTCTCTGGGGGTCACCAATTCAAAAGGTGGTTCCTCTGAAGACTTCAATGGGCAGTGTCTACGTGCACCTCATTCTGCCAATCAAATGTTATATGGATTGCAGGCATCTGGAAATATGTTCCCACCAACCCCCATCACTCAAGAGGTACTCAGTTGCTCTTTCCGCCCTTCCTATGGCTTTTATAGGTATAACTTCTCTATGCCATCTAGACTGGTAAACGCTGCCAACCACCTCAAAGCAAGTGACAACAGTCAAGTCTCTTTCAGAGAAGGCAAATGTAATCATGCTCATTGGTATCCAACAATCAACCATTGCCTTTAA
- the Tbx22 gene encoding T-box transcription factor TBX22 isoform X3, giving the protein MALSSRAHAFSVEALVGRSGKRKSQDPRQEPQPELQEKEGGEEEEERRSSAAAKKSEQPEKRLKTESLTTAFSGKGNGNSPQSLEEKDIIQVELQGSELWKRFHDIGTEMIITKAGRRMFPSVRVKVKGLDPGKQYYVAIDVVPVDSKRYRYVYHSSQWMVAGNTDHSCITPRFYVHPDSPCSGETWMRQIISFDRVKLTNNEMDDKGHIILQSMHKYKPRVHVMEQDSRVDLSRIQSLPAEGVKTFSFKETEFTTVTAYQNQQITKLKIDRNPFAKGFRDPGRNRGVLDGLLETYSWRPSLTLDFKNFGADTQSGSSGSSPVTSSGGAPSPLSSLLSPPCSPPTFHLPTSSLGMTCPEAYLHSINLPLCYKICPTNFWRQQPLVLPASERLASSNRSQSLAPLMMEVPMLSSLGVTNSKGGSSEDFNGQCLRAPHSANQMLYGLQASGNMFPPTPITQEVLSCSFRPSYGFYRYNFSMPSRLVNAANHLKASDNSQVSFREGKCNHAHWYPTINHCL; this is encoded by the exons ATGGCTCTGAGCTCTCGGGCGCACGCCTTCTCCGTGGAAGCCTTGGTGGGGAGATCTGGCAAAAGAAAATCTCAAGACCCAAGACAGGAGCCACAGCCAGAGCTGCAGGAGAAAGAGGgcggagaggaagaggaggagagaagaagcaGCGCTGCTGCTAAGAAGAGTGAGCAGCCGG AAAAACGACTCAAGACAGAATCTTTAACAACTGCCTTCTCGG GAAAGGGCAATGGCAACAGTCCTCAAAGTCTGGAAGAAAAGGATATTATTCAAGTGGAACTTCAAGGATCTGAGCTGTGGAAGAGATTCCATGACATCGGGACTGAGATGATCATTACCAAGGCCGGCAG GCGGATGTTCCCTTCTGTTCGGGTCAAGGTGAAAGGGCTGGACCCAGGGAAGCAGTATTATGTTGCCATAGATGTGGTACCAGTGGATTCCAAACGCTATAG ATATGTGTATCACAGCTCTCAGTGGATGGTAGCTGGGAATACTGACCATTCGTGCATCACTCCCAGATTCTATGTCCACCCGGACTCCCCCTGCTCAGGAGAGACCTGGATGCGGCAAATCATCAGCTTTGATCGGGTGAAACTCACAAATAATGAGATGGACGACAAAGGCCAT ATAATTCTGCAGTCCATGCATAAATACAAGCCCCGCGTGCATGTGATGGAGCAAGACAGCAGAGTTGACCTGTCCCGGATTCAGTCCCTGCCAGCTGAAGGGGTTAAAACGTTCTCCtttaaagaaactgaattcaCCACAGTGACAGCTTACCAAAATCAGCAG ATTACGAAACTCAAAATAGACAGAAATCCTTTTGCTAAAGGTTTTAGAGATCCAGGAAGAAACAG GGGTGTATTGGATGGACTTTTAGAGACCTATTCATGGAGACCTTCTCTTACTctggattttaaaaactttggtgCAGACACACAAA GTGGAAGCAGTGGCTCTTCTCCAGTGACCTCTAGTGGAGGGGCTCCCTCCCCTTTGAGCTCCTTACTTTCTCCACCTTGCTCTCCACCTACATTTCACTTACCTACAAGCTCCCTTGGAATGACCTGTCCAGAGGCATACCTACACAGTATCAACCTGCCCCTTTGCTATAAGATTTGCCCAACTAATTTTTGGCGACAGCAACCTCTTGTCTTACCTGCTTCTGAAAGGCTAGCAAGCAGCAACAGATCTCAATCTTTAGCCCCACTCATGATGGAAGTGCCCATGTTATCTTCTCTGGGGGTCACCAATTCAAAAGGTGGTTCCTCTGAAGACTTCAATGGGCAGTGTCTACGTGCACCTCATTCTGCCAATCAAATGTTATATGGATTGCAGGCATCTGGAAATATGTTCCCACCAACCCCCATCACTCAAGAGGTACTCAGTTGCTCTTTCCGCCCTTCCTATGGCTTTTATAGGTATAACTTCTCTATGCCATCTAGACTGGTAAACGCTGCCAACCACCTCAAAGCAAGTGACAACAGTCAAGTCTCTTTCAGAGAAGGCAAATGTAATCATGCTCATTGGTATCCAACAATCAACCATTGCCTTTAA
- the Tbx22 gene encoding T-box transcription factor TBX22 isoform X1, whose product MALSSRAHAFSVEALVGRSGKRKSQDPRQEPQPELQEKEGGEEEEERRSSAAAKKSEQPAEKRLKTESLTTAFSGCGGDGNGNSPQSLEEKDIIQVELQGSELWKRFHDIGTEMIITKAGRRMFPSVRVKVKGLDPGKQYYVAIDVVPVDSKRYRYVYHSSQWMVAGNTDHSCITPRFYVHPDSPCSGETWMRQIISFDRVKLTNNEMDDKGHIILQSMHKYKPRVHVMEQDSRVDLSRIQSLPAEGVKTFSFKETEFTTVTAYQNQQITKLKIDRNPFAKGFRDPGRNRGVLDGLLETYSWRPSLTLDFKNFGADTQSGSSGSSPVTSSGGAPSPLSSLLSPPCSPPTFHLPTSSLGMTCPEAYLHSINLPLCYKICPTNFWRQQPLVLPASERLASSNRSQSLAPLMMEVPMLSSLGVTNSKGGSSEDFNGQCLRAPHSANQMLYGLQASGNMFPPTPITQEVLSCSFRPSYGFYRYNFSMPSRLVNAANHLKASDNSQVSFREGKCNHAHWYPTINHCL is encoded by the exons ATGGCTCTGAGCTCTCGGGCGCACGCCTTCTCCGTGGAAGCCTTGGTGGGGAGATCTGGCAAAAGAAAATCTCAAGACCCAAGACAGGAGCCACAGCCAGAGCTGCAGGAGAAAGAGGgcggagaggaagaggaggagagaagaagcaGCGCTGCTGCTAAGAAGAGTGAGCAGCCGG CAGAAAAACGACTCAAGACAGAATCTTTAACAACTGCCTTCTCGGGCTGTGGAGGTGAT GGCAATGGCAACAGTCCTCAAAGTCTGGAAGAAAAGGATATTATTCAAGTGGAACTTCAAGGATCTGAGCTGTGGAAGAGATTCCATGACATCGGGACTGAGATGATCATTACCAAGGCCGGCAG GCGGATGTTCCCTTCTGTTCGGGTCAAGGTGAAAGGGCTGGACCCAGGGAAGCAGTATTATGTTGCCATAGATGTGGTACCAGTGGATTCCAAACGCTATAG ATATGTGTATCACAGCTCTCAGTGGATGGTAGCTGGGAATACTGACCATTCGTGCATCACTCCCAGATTCTATGTCCACCCGGACTCCCCCTGCTCAGGAGAGACCTGGATGCGGCAAATCATCAGCTTTGATCGGGTGAAACTCACAAATAATGAGATGGACGACAAAGGCCAT ATAATTCTGCAGTCCATGCATAAATACAAGCCCCGCGTGCATGTGATGGAGCAAGACAGCAGAGTTGACCTGTCCCGGATTCAGTCCCTGCCAGCTGAAGGGGTTAAAACGTTCTCCtttaaagaaactgaattcaCCACAGTGACAGCTTACCAAAATCAGCAG ATTACGAAACTCAAAATAGACAGAAATCCTTTTGCTAAAGGTTTTAGAGATCCAGGAAGAAACAG GGGTGTATTGGATGGACTTTTAGAGACCTATTCATGGAGACCTTCTCTTACTctggattttaaaaactttggtgCAGACACACAAA GTGGAAGCAGTGGCTCTTCTCCAGTGACCTCTAGTGGAGGGGCTCCCTCCCCTTTGAGCTCCTTACTTTCTCCACCTTGCTCTCCACCTACATTTCACTTACCTACAAGCTCCCTTGGAATGACCTGTCCAGAGGCATACCTACACAGTATCAACCTGCCCCTTTGCTATAAGATTTGCCCAACTAATTTTTGGCGACAGCAACCTCTTGTCTTACCTGCTTCTGAAAGGCTAGCAAGCAGCAACAGATCTCAATCTTTAGCCCCACTCATGATGGAAGTGCCCATGTTATCTTCTCTGGGGGTCACCAATTCAAAAGGTGGTTCCTCTGAAGACTTCAATGGGCAGTGTCTACGTGCACCTCATTCTGCCAATCAAATGTTATATGGATTGCAGGCATCTGGAAATATGTTCCCACCAACCCCCATCACTCAAGAGGTACTCAGTTGCTCTTTCCGCCCTTCCTATGGCTTTTATAGGTATAACTTCTCTATGCCATCTAGACTGGTAAACGCTGCCAACCACCTCAAAGCAAGTGACAACAGTCAAGTCTCTTTCAGAGAAGGCAAATGTAATCATGCTCATTGGTATCCAACAATCAACCATTGCCTTTAA